DNA from Microbacterium sp. SORGH_AS_0969:
TGATGGAGCGGGCGTCGGCGGCATTGCTCTCGTAGTAGCTCACCGCCGGACCCCAGGCATTCACGACCTTCTGGACAGCGTCGGGATGGTCTTTGAGGTAGCCGTTGTCCACGACGAGGACATCGCTGATGAGGCCCGGCTTCTCGCCGGCTGTGAAGATCTTCTCGAGGGCCCCGCTGGCCTGCTGCGCTTCGGAGATGTAGGGCTCGTAGGTGACGGCGACCGGAACACTGCCGCCCACGAGGGCGGTGGCCGCTTCCGACGGATCCATCGGGACGGGCGTGATGTCGGAGAGACTCAGGCCCGACTGATCGAGCGCGTAGCCGAGAAGGAGGTTGCTCACCGAGCCCTCCTCGAATGCAACGCGCTGGCCTGCGAGATCGGCGACCTTGGTGATTCCCCCGTCGGAGAGGATCGCATCGGCGGTCAGAGAGGCATCCAGCAGCAGCACGATGGAGATGTCGAGACCCTGCTCCTTCAGCTTCAGGGCACTGTGGCTCGCGACATTGGCGACCTGCACCCGATGGGATGCGAAGGCGGCGCTCATGTCGGCGTCGTTCGAGAAGTTCGTGATCTTGACGTCGACGCCCTGATCCCGGAAGTAGCCCTTCTCTTGGGCGATGTACCAGGGTCCGTAGCCGAGCCACGGCTGAATGGCCATTCCGACGGTCTCGTCGGACGTGCCGTCGGATGAGGCAGAAGTGGGGCCGGAGCAGGCGGCGAGTGCGACCGCGGCGGCCGCGGCGAACCCGACGGCGGCGAGTGCGCGCGGGAAACGAGTGGAGCGGAACATGGGTGTCCTTCCAAAGACGGTGTCGGGCGTTTCGACCAGCATCGGGAGCGGAAACCGGTCTTCGCAAATAGCAGAACGTGTCCTCGTTCATCAAAAAAAGAGATGCAATTCGAAGGAAATATCTCCGTTACAAATGTGAAATGTGCACCCCAAACAGTGAGGGGTCCCGATACGACCGGAGTGTCACCATGACCACCACGCTGTACACGAATGGCTTGCTCTATCTCGGAGGAGGAGTCGCCCGAGCGGGACACCTCCTCGTCGACGGCGAGCGCATCCGCCGCGTTCTCGCGGCCGAAGCGCCTGCACCCTCCGCCGACGAAGTGGTGGACCTCGAGGGAGGCACCCTCCTGCCGGGGTTCCAGGATGCCCACGTGCACCCGGTCCTGGCCGGGCTGCAGCTTCTCGGGATCGACCTGACGCCGGCCCACTCCCGTCAGGAATACCTCCACCTGGTGGAGCAGTTCGCCCGCGCCCATCCCGACACCGCGGTCCTGCGCGGTGGCGGGTGGTTCGGAGATGTCTTCCCCGGCGGCTTCCCCTCCGTGGCCGACCTCGACGCCGTCGTCGCCGATCGCCCCGTGGTCCTCTACAGTCACGACGCGCACGGCGTGTGGGTCAACAGCGCCGCCCTCGCTGCCGCCGGTATCGACGCCCGAACGCCTGACCCCGACGGCGGACGGATCTTCCGTGACTCGGGCGGAGCACCCACCGGCATGCTGGTGGAGGCGGCCGTGGGACTGGTGACCCCCCTCCTGCCCGAACCGGATGCCGAGACCCTCGTCGCCGCCCTGCTCGCCGCTCAGCGGCGTCTGCACTCCGTCGGCGTCACCACCTGGCAAGATGCGGCCGTCGGCGCTTCGGACATCGGGCCCGACGCGCTGCCCGCATACGAGGAGGCCGCTTCACGCGGCCTCCTGACCGCCCGGGTCATCGCCGCCCTCTGGTGGGATCGCGAACGGGGCCTCGAGCAGATCGAGGACCTGTGTGCGACGCGCGACCGCCTCGCACGTGGCGGTCGCATCGACGGTGGAACCGTGAAGGTGATGGTCGACGGCATGGTCGAGAATCGGACGGCCGCCATGCTGGACCCGTTCGAGGGACACTCCCACGATCGCGGAGTGCAGTTCATCCCTCAGGAGGATCTCGACGAACTGAGCGTGGCTCTGGACGCGGCCGGCTTCCAGATCCACTTCCACGCGGTCGGCGACGGTGCCGTCCGCAGTTGCCTGGACGCCCTCGCGATCGTCCGGCAGCGCCGTGGCGCGTCCCCGCACCGGCATCACATCGCTCACCTCGACATCGTGGACGACGCCGACATCCCCCGGTTCGCCGAACTCGACGCGAGCGCGAACGTGACGGCCATCTGGGCCCGCAGGGATGAGGAGATCGTGACCCGCAAGCTGGCCCTCCTCGGCAGGCATCGCGAGCATCGGCACTTCCCCTTCGCCGCGATCGCGGGCGCCGGTGGCCGTATCGTCGGCGGGAGCGACTGGCCGGTCACCGATCCCAATCCCTTGTGGTCGGTACGCACCGCCGTCACCCGCACCGGCGTACCGGAGGATCCGCATGCGATCGGCGATGACGTGTTCACGACACCTCTTCTCGCCGAGCAGGCTCTCTCGCTCGGCACGGCACTGGACGCCTATCTGTCCGCGGCGGCATGGATCAATCGGTGCGAGCACGTGACGGGTGCCCTCCGCGAGGGGCTCCTCGCCGACCTGGTGTGGATCGACCGCGACGTGCGGGACGTAGCCGGTCTCGGTGCCGCGCGCGTGCGCCGTACGGTCGTGTCCGGACACGTCGTCTATGAAGCCGGCTCCGTGACGCGGCCGTGAAGGACGGAGTCCACGGCGCGGCGCGCCTCCGCGGCGAACAGACTCGCCTTGCGCGTGAGAGGGACCGAAGAACGTCGGGCCAGCACGATGTCGAGGGGCCTCGTCGGCTCCACGATGGCGAGCCGATGCAGCTCGCCGCCGGAGTAGGTGTAGCTCAACTTGGGCTGCTGATTGAGCAGCGTGAAGCCGTGACCGCTCGCCACCATCGCACGGACACCCTCGAAGTTCGCGAAGCGATAGCGCACGGACGGTCGCAGACCCTGGTCGGTGAACGCCTTCAAGAAGTAGTCCCGGCTCACCGGCAGGTCCAGCAGCACCATGGGTTCGTCCACGAGTTCGGCCAAACGTACGTGAGAGCGCGAGGCCAGCGGATGCTGCGCGCCCACCGCGACGTACAAGGGCACCGAGGACAACACCGTCCGGTCCACGTCGGCGGCCAGCCCCAGATCGTACGTGAGCGCGATCTCGATGGACTGCTCCCGGAGCGCGTCGTTCACCCCGTCGGCCAGCAGCTCGATGACGTCGAGCTGAAGTTCGGGATGGCTGGCTTCGAGGGCACTGACGATATCGGGCAGATAGAACGGTGCCATTGTGCGGAAGCACCCGACGCTCACCCGCCCCGACGTGTTCTCGGGGCGCAACGCCTGGACGGCGTCGTCGACGGCCGCCAGGATGCCACGGCTGCGCTGGAGCAGTTCGATCCCCGCGGGCGTCAGCTGAAGACCTTTCGCCCGGCGACGGATCAGTAGCTGGGCACCGAGCGTCTTCTCGAGGTTGGCGATCGCGGTCGAGATCGCGGATTGTGCGATGAAGAGCTCGTCGGCGGCCCACGTCATACTCCCCTGCTCCGCGGCGACCACGAAGTAGCGAAGTTGGGCCAGTGAGATATCGGGCTTGGCGGGAGGACGCATGTTTCACATTTCCGATGTGTTTCACAGAAGTTTCTCTGCGGCTTGCATCTCAATTTTAGATGATGACCACCGTCGTCCACTATTTGCATGGACATCGCGTGTCTTCACAGACTCGGGGGGACTTCTCTCCCGAACGAAAGCGCCGCGCCATGTCATCCATCCCGCAGACGAGCACCGTTCCCGACGACCGTGACGTGGAGGTGATCGTCGTCGGAGCCGGTCAAGCGGGTGTCGCGATGAGCGAGCACCTCACGCGCGCCGGTCTGCGTCATCTCGTGCTCGAGCGAGGTCGCATCGCCGAACGCTGGCGGTCGGAACGCTGGGACTCCCTCGTCGCGAACGGACCGGCCTGGCACGACCGATTCCCGGGTATGGAGTTCTCCGACGTCGCGCCGGACGAGTTCGCCACCAAGGATCAGGTCGCCGAGTACATGCGCGCGTACGCCGAGAAGTTCGCCGCGCCCGTGCGGTGCGGCGTCGAGGTGCACTCCGTTCGACGTATCGCCGGCGAGCCCGGTTTTCTTCTCGACACGTCGGACGGGGTGTACCGAGCGCGATACGTCGTGGCGGCGACCGGAGCGTTCCAGACCCCGGTCATCCCGCCCGTGCTTCCCGCGGACGCCGACGTCGTGCAGGTGCATTCCTCGGGATACCGCCGGCCGGACCTCCTCCCCGCTGGCGCGACGCTCGTGGTGGGCGCGGGCAGCTCGGGCGTGCAGATCGCCGCCGAACTGCAGAGATCGGGCCGGCAGGTGTACCTCTCAGTCGGCCCCCACGACCGGCCCCCCCGTCGCTACCGGGGGCGTGATTTCGTCTGGTGGCTGGGCGTGCTGGACAAATGGGATGCCGCTACCCCTCCGCGCGGAGCGGACCACGTCACCATCGCCGTCAGCGGCGCCGACGGCGGGCACACCGTGGACTTCCGCTCGCTGGCCGCGGCAGGAGTGACCCTCGTCGGCCGGACGAACGCGTATCAGGACGGAATCGTGCAGTTCGGTGACGATCTGGCGCGCAACATCGCAGCGGGCGACGCGAACTACCTCGATCTGCTCGACGAAGCCGACGCCTACGCCGAGCGGATCGGACTCGATCTGCCAGAGGAGCCCGACGCACGCCAGTTCGGTCCCGACCCGGACGAGATGCGTCACCCCCTGCGCACCCTCGACCTGCGAGAAGCGGGCGTCACCTCGGTCGTGTGGGCGACGGGCTTCGCCTCGGACTACCGATGGCTGCCCGACGGAGCGGTCGACGACGACGGTCGGCCCGCGCACCGGCGCGGTGTCTCCGCCGAGCCGGGCATCTACTACCTCGGCCTGCCGTGGCAGTCTCGGCGCGGTTCGAGCTTCATCTGGGGCGTCTGGCACGACGCCAAGCACGTGAGCGACCACATCGCCGTTCAACGGATGTACGCCGACTACCGACCCACCGACGAGACCGCCTTCACCCCTTCCTTCGACTCGGAGATCGCCCGATGACCGCGCACACTCGCATCCGGCCGTTCAACACACGGCTGACCTACCCCGAGCAGCACCTCGACAACGACCTCTGCCAAGCTGTCGTCGCCGGGGGTGTCGTGTACCTTCGAGGCCAGATCGGACAAGACCTCGACTCGCGCGAAAGCATCGGCATCGGCGACGTCGAGGCCCAGACGGAGCAGGCGATGGCGAACATCGACATGCTGCTGCGCGAGGCCGGCTCTCGTCTCGACGACATCGTGAAGGTCGTCGTCTACCTCACCGACATCCGCTATCGCGAACCGGTCTACCGGGTCATGGGGCGTTGGATGAAGGGCGTCTACCCCGTATCGACCGGGCTCGTCGTCGATGCCCTGGCCCGCCCGGAGTGGCTCGTAGAAATCGACGCCACCGCCGTCATCAGCGATCCCGCCGACGATCACGAGGTGACGCTGTGACGTTGTCGTTGGCGGCGCATCTCGACGGTGCGTTCGGTCTGGTCATCTCCTCGTCGAGCCCCGCCGTGGCCTCCCGATGCTCCCACCTGCGCGCCGGAGTCGGTGCGGTCGCGTCGCAGAACGTGACGAATCCTGCGCTCGGGAGTGCGGTCCTCGACCTTCTCGCGAAAGAGCGAACCCCGGATGCCGCAGTCGCTGATGCCCTGTCCGCCGACCCGTTCGCGGCCTATCGGCAAGTCACCGCGGTCGACCGCCACGGCCGCGTCGCCGTTCATTCCGGTCCGCTCGCGCTCGGCATCCACGGAGCGCAGACGGGTGACGGGTGCGTCGCCGCGGGAAACCTCCTCGCGAGCGACGCGGTGCTGAACGAGATGGTCATCGCTTTCACCACGGCCGCGGGCACGCTGGAGGAACGTCTCATGACGGCGCTCGAAGCCGCCGCCGCGGCGGGGGGCGAAGCGGGTCCACTCCGATCCGCCGGTCTTGCCGTCGTCGAAGGCGCATCCTGGCGCGTGAGCGACCTCCGTGTCGACGACCACGACGATCCCGTCCGCGAACTGCGTCGTCTTCTCTCCCTGTGGATGCCGCAGAAGAACGATTACCTGACACGGGCCGTCGCCCCCGCTTCGGCTCCCTCGTATGGGGTTCCCGGCGATGAGTGAGGAACTCGCGCAGCTCGCGGCGCAGACCGTGCTGCGTCACCGCGATCTCATCCTCGAGGTCAGTCACGCGCTGCATGCGGACCCCGAGACAGCGTGGCACGAGCACCGCTCCGTCGCTCTGCTCATCGAACGCCTGTATGGCCTCGCCATGAGCGTCGAACGCGGGGCAGGTGGCCTCGACACCGCCTTCGTCGCGCGCGCGGG
Protein-coding regions in this window:
- a CDS encoding amidohydrolase encodes the protein MTTTLYTNGLLYLGGGVARAGHLLVDGERIRRVLAAEAPAPSADEVVDLEGGTLLPGFQDAHVHPVLAGLQLLGIDLTPAHSRQEYLHLVEQFARAHPDTAVLRGGGWFGDVFPGGFPSVADLDAVVADRPVVLYSHDAHGVWVNSAALAAAGIDARTPDPDGGRIFRDSGGAPTGMLVEAAVGLVTPLLPEPDAETLVAALLAAQRRLHSVGVTTWQDAAVGASDIGPDALPAYEEAASRGLLTARVIAALWWDRERGLEQIEDLCATRDRLARGGRIDGGTVKVMVDGMVENRTAAMLDPFEGHSHDRGVQFIPQEDLDELSVALDAAGFQIHFHAVGDGAVRSCLDALAIVRQRRGASPHRHHIAHLDIVDDADIPRFAELDASANVTAIWARRDEEIVTRKLALLGRHREHRHFPFAAIAGAGGRIVGGSDWPVTDPNPLWSVRTAVTRTGVPEDPHAIGDDVFTTPLLAEQALSLGTALDAYLSAAAWINRCEHVTGALREGLLADLVWIDRDVRDVAGLGAARVRRTVVSGHVVYEAGSVTRP
- a CDS encoding NAD(P)/FAD-dependent oxidoreductase, producing the protein MSSIPQTSTVPDDRDVEVIVVGAGQAGVAMSEHLTRAGLRHLVLERGRIAERWRSERWDSLVANGPAWHDRFPGMEFSDVAPDEFATKDQVAEYMRAYAEKFAAPVRCGVEVHSVRRIAGEPGFLLDTSDGVYRARYVVAATGAFQTPVIPPVLPADADVVQVHSSGYRRPDLLPAGATLVVGAGSSGVQIAAELQRSGRQVYLSVGPHDRPPRRYRGRDFVWWLGVLDKWDAATPPRGADHVTIAVSGADGGHTVDFRSLAAAGVTLVGRTNAYQDGIVQFGDDLARNIAAGDANYLDLLDEADAYAERIGLDLPEEPDARQFGPDPDEMRHPLRTLDLREAGVTSVVWATGFASDYRWLPDGAVDDDGRPAHRRGVSAEPGIYYLGLPWQSRRGSSFIWGVWHDAKHVSDHIAVQRMYADYRPTDETAFTPSFDSEIAR
- a CDS encoding LysR family transcriptional regulator, encoding MRPPAKPDISLAQLRYFVVAAEQGSMTWAADELFIAQSAISTAIANLEKTLGAQLLIRRRAKGLQLTPAGIELLQRSRGILAAVDDAVQALRPENTSGRVSVGCFRTMAPFYLPDIVSALEASHPELQLDVIELLADGVNDALREQSIEIALTYDLGLAADVDRTVLSSVPLYVAVGAQHPLASRSHVRLAELVDEPMVLLDLPVSRDYFLKAFTDQGLRPSVRYRFANFEGVRAMVASGHGFTLLNQQPKLSYTYSGGELHRLAIVEPTRPLDIVLARRSSVPLTRKASLFAAEARRAVDSVLHGRVTEPAS
- a CDS encoding DUF1028 domain-containing protein, with amino-acid sequence MTLSLAAHLDGAFGLVISSSSPAVASRCSHLRAGVGAVASQNVTNPALGSAVLDLLAKERTPDAAVADALSADPFAAYRQVTAVDRHGRVAVHSGPLALGIHGAQTGDGCVAAGNLLASDAVLNEMVIAFTTAAGTLEERLMTALEAAAAAGGEAGPLRSAGLAVVEGASWRVSDLRVDDHDDPVRELRRLLSLWMPQKNDYLTRAVAPASAPSYGVPGDE
- a CDS encoding ABC transporter substrate-binding protein, giving the protein MFRSTRFPRALAAVGFAAAAAVALAACSGPTSASSDGTSDETVGMAIQPWLGYGPWYIAQEKGYFRDQGVDVKITNFSNDADMSAAFASHRVQVANVASHSALKLKEQGLDISIVLLLDASLTADAILSDGGITKVADLAGQRVAFEEGSVSNLLLGYALDQSGLSLSDITPVPMDPSEAATALVGGSVPVAVTYEPYISEAQQASGALEKIFTAGEKPGLISDVLVVDNGYLKDHPDAVQKVVNAWGPAVSYYESNAADARSIIATNVGSDVEALTSAFDGVEFFPLDDNKTRLVGDYATSVLPTVQDIAMQIGLLKGDTDLAELIDSTFVENAP
- a CDS encoding RidA family protein, which codes for MTAHTRIRPFNTRLTYPEQHLDNDLCQAVVAGGVVYLRGQIGQDLDSRESIGIGDVEAQTEQAMANIDMLLREAGSRLDDIVKVVVYLTDIRYREPVYRVMGRWMKGVYPVSTGLVVDALARPEWLVEIDATAVISDPADDHEVTL